The Mucilaginibacter rubeus genomic interval TGCAAAAGAAAGTAGATAACACCCAGAAGACGTTTACTGCCTGGCAGGATGTAATTAAAGGGATAAAACTGCTATTCGGCAATCCTATTATACGCTTTGCGCTGATCATTGAGTTTGTTTCTGCACTTGCCGGTGCTCAAATACTGGTTAACTCGGTCGGTCACATCAAAAGCGGCTTGCATTTAGATGATAAGCATTACGGTTGGGTAATGGCCGCATTTGGCATTGGTGCCAGCATCGCGGCATTTGTAGCAGGAAGCCTGGACAAAACAAAGACAAGGCGCATATCCCTGATCTTAGGGGCCTTAATCTTAGCGATAACGATCTCCATTACGAATTTCGTTAGCTTTCCTATCATGATGGTTTTATGGGTCTTTGCAGGTTTGGGGCAAAGTTTGGCGGAAATGCCATCAGAAACACTGATCGGTGAAAATACCGCAGAAAATGAGCAGGGTAAAGTTTACGGTTCACATTTTGCGTTTTCCCATTTGTGGTGGGCTATTGCGTACCCTATAGCAGGCTACACCGGCAGCCATTTTGCAGGAAAGGATTTTTTATATGGCGGTCTTATTTCTATAGCATTTTTAGCGATAGCCCTGTTTTTTATGAAGCGCCATAAGAAAGATGGCTAATGAAAAAACGATGTGATTAAACTATTAAGAGCATTATTTCATGAATTCTTTCATTTAAAATTTATTTATGATTGATAAAAACGGCACGCTTTATTTCAAATAAAGTGCGCCGTTAATGATTAGATAACTATTGCCATTTTTTCTTAACTTTCCGCAGACTGGCGGCAACCAAAGTTGAATAACCAGCAGTTAAAAAGATTCAGTTCGATTAGACAATCTTTCGCTGTTGATTCCTTATTCGAGATTACATTTTCATACCAGCCATATTATCGCTACCATTTTTAAAAATAGCTTCACTATTCAACAAATAAGCACCCTGTGTAACGACCCTATCACCAGGATTTAAACCTGAAACTATGGGTAAATAAGTTTGGTTTCCCGAACCTGTTATAATCATTTTAGGTGAAAAACTGCCATCCGTATTTCTGACCCATACTTTGCTGCCCTTGCCATCAGTTAAAATAGCAGAAGCAGGTATAGCTAAAGAACGGTTACCTGTCCCGCCAATAGTGATATAGGCCAACATACCAGGCTTTATTAAGTCCTGCGGATTAGGAATACTGATCCTGATCAAATCCACTTTGGACGCATCAGATAATTCAGGGTTAATAAACTCAATCTTACCGGCAATAACCTGTCCTCCCAGGTCAGGAAATGAAACACTAACCTGGTCATTCACCTTATAATTCCCGGCTTCGCCAGCATACAATTGCGCTTCTACCCATAAGCTGTTTAACGCTTGTGTTTTGAGTATGGACATCCCTTCGGTTACATAATCTCCCTCATGAACGGCTATTTCACTAACGGTGCCGCTAATTTTACTTAAAATTGTTGTCGTCGCAGAAACTTTTCCGGGAGCCGCTAAGTTCCTGATCTGTGCGGGAGATAAGCCCCATAGCTGTAATTTATTTTCGGCAGCACTGATCAGTTGCTGATAATCCACATCCGGATTA includes:
- a CDS encoding MFS transporter, which gives rise to MNNSKSRNWLSAFADTFVALKNKVFAGLYFAQSVSLLGDAVTWVGLALLSYQFGKEKSAIILASALTLRVTAFIIFSPFVGVLADRVSRKTILVTTHFIRMGIVASLPFVQAEWQIYTLVFALNVFNAFFTPTYRAVIPQVVDKEHYRQAVGLSTATFQILGVLGPGLAGILAIWFGAREIFFIDAGSFIIAGVLILMLPAGKLQKKVDNTQKTFTAWQDVIKGIKLLFGNPIIRFALIIEFVSALAGAQILVNSVGHIKSGLHLDDKHYGWVMAAFGIGASIAAFVAGSLDKTKTRRISLILGALILAITISITNFVSFPIMMVLWVFAGLGQSLAEMPSETLIGENTAENEQGKVYGSHFAFSHLWWAIAYPIAGYTGSHFAGKDFLYGGLISIAFLAIALFFMKRHKKDG
- a CDS encoding efflux RND transporter periplasmic adaptor subunit; translated protein: MNNRIKQHIWLKALRLLAFSLLIAALFTACKQKPQQVAKTQSKAYYTCSMHPQIHEDHPGNCPICGMKLIKVELAGGNSSTDMNTIRLTASQIQLAGILTDTVRDENVGNEKTLTGTVTTNENTAAELSARIAGRIQQLFVRTTSEKISVGQPIYSIYSEDLLEAEKEYLLAKQQQKVLHNPDVDYQQLISAAENKLQLWGLSPAQIRNLAAPGKVSATTTILSKISGTVSEIAVHEGDYVTEGMSILKTQALNSLWVEAQLYAGEAGNYKVNDQVSVSFPDLGGQVIAGKIEFINPELSDASKVDLIRISIPNPQDLIKPGMLAYITIGGTGNRSLAIPASAILTDGKGSKVWVRNTDGSFSPKMIITGSGNQTYLPIVSGLNPGDRVVTQGAYLLNSEAIFKNGSDNMAGMKM